CTCTTACTCTGTCACCCTAAGAGTTATCTTTACTTCGGGAGACATGAGCATCTACTACATGATTGTTTGCCTGATTGCCTTCACAATAACTCTTATCCTGAATATTACACGTCTGTGCATGATGAGTAGCCACCTTCGAAAGACTGAGAAAGCCATTAATGAATTTTTTAGGACAGAAGGTGCAGAAAAGCTTCAGAAGGCCTTTGAAATTGCTAAACGCATCCCCATCATTACTTCAGCCAAGACCCTAGAACTGGCCAAAGTTACACAGTTTAAGACCATGGAGTTTGCCCGCTATATTGAGGAACTGGCAAGAAGTGTTCCTCTCCCACCTCTCATTCTTAACTGTAGGGCATTTGTTGAGGAAATGTTTGAGGCCGTGCGAGTGGATGATCCTGATGACATGGGAGAAAGAATCAAAGACCGACCAGCACTCAGCGCCCAAGATGGTATCTATGTCATCACTTCAGATATTGGGCGTAGTAATTCACCGGAAGGAGATTCAGAGGATGGTTCCCtgaatgagcagggccaggagataGCAGTTCAGGTTTCTGTTCATCTTCAGTCAGAAACTCAAAGCATAGGAACAGATTCTCATAACAGCTGTCATTCTAATCCATCTGAAGAGGTAGGATCTCCTGAACTCAACCCTAACTGCAAAGATGGGGCATCTGAAAGTTAACCTTTGATCTTTCACAGGACTTAGGGAAAGGTATCTAAAAGAACACATGTTTCTGTCAGCAGTGGCAGACAGAAATTACTGGGATTTTTTGCAGAATGAAAATTGCCAAATTTAATGGGGGggaaatgcaaattttttttcttctttggtatTTCTCATCCCCAAATTTCTTTCAGACCTAGGCtcctagaattttagagctggaaaagatcttacAACCCAGTGTGGCATAGTGAAAAAGAGACTAGGAGTGAGAAGACTAAAGTTACAGTCCTTGCCCTTCAATTGATTAGTTCTATAATAATGAACAATTACattacctctctgggcctcagtaaAATAAGGGGATCAAACTAAATAGTCTCCAGTCCACTTTCAAGTTCTAAAATTCGTTTAGCTATCATCTTAAAACCAGCAAAATCTTTAACATGTCCCAATAAAACATTCTTCCCTAACTCTTTCACCATCAGTTTAGTGAAGGAAATAGGTTTTgcctttgttcttttgttttagtaTCTGCCCTACTGCCAcataaagaaataagatttaaGCAGGGAGAAGGCTTCCCAGATGTTTCATCACATGAATAGTGAAATTGCCTGTCCTATATGAAGAAccatttttgtatatttcttaatatacaagataaaatttacaaataaaatgggataataattttAATCTGTGAAAAAAATTGTTCCCATTTGAAAGGTATATTTTGTCTTTTAGGTCACCAGGTTATCATTTAGTGCATTGAAGGTAGTagtaatttattaaatggttCATTAACAAAGGTAATTTCATCTAATACTTtctttgatgttttattttaatatatacaatatCCAACTGCTTTTCTCTGATGTAAATCATAagatataaagatttttaattaatGGTTTCagacttgcctttttttttcagatactcTGAGCTTTGGAAAAAGATTATGTGGTAGAAATCCCATTCCAGAATATGGACCATAGAGTATCTATGCTTAGTCATTTAAATATATGGCAACGAAGATTGTCTTTCCATATCTGATCCCCTTACTCTCCTACCCACCACAACCTTGCTCCTATTTGAATTTGGAGGCAAGGCTGTGTAAGTAACAATTAGAAGAAATTCAAGAAGTTTTCTAAGGAGTCATAAATctttgacaaaaaaagataataaagtctGTGTTATGTTTACTTTGATATTTTGAAGTCGGTTTATTTCATTGATGTATATATATCTTCTATCAACTCATAGTTTCTATGGCCAAAGAAAGCCAGTCTTTTGATGATAAGCCCTTCCTAAATTTCCTGGGCTTACTGAATGATAGATACATAATCTGTCATTGGTCCCTTTCAGCTGAGTAGAATCTGCAATGGGGCTACCAGGCATGGTTTTAAAAAGATCAAGGCTCACCTCCATGACAAGGTGAAGTCATAGTATTAAGATTTTAGTAGAAGCCAGTTGTATtactgtataaaaataaaataccaattgGTCTTGGAAGTTTCTAAAGCATGAATTTTATTATGTGGAATTTGTGGTTCAGCTATATATATGAACCATTCAGATTGCAATTCTTGTTTGAGATGTGGTGTTATTATGTCTCACAAACATGCTACAGATTAATTTCTTTCAATTCCTGAAAGTATAATGCTGCATAATTTTAAGAACTTGGCAACTAAAACATCACTTAGTACCTCACATTTCTCTCATTTGGCTTCCAGTTACTGAAACATACTTGGAAATAATGGCTCCTAAGGGGAACTTTTAGAGAAGATTGGATTAGAATTTAATTACTGATTtcagagaaaagaagatggaaaatacAATGAATAACCTGATAAAGTGCATCATTCCCTTAGTCTTGGTTGATCAGAGCCAAAGAAATGATGCATCCATTTCTGAGCCAATGAAAATTTAGTGAAAGGTTGGGTATTCTTAATTGATAGAccttaattgatatttttcccatAGATTTTGCCAGAGAGCAAAGGGTTTTGCTTTTGAACATAAGTTTCTGAACACTTCTGTTTTGCCACTATTAGCCTAAagttggaagatttttttttaaatgctttttgtttAGGTACCTTCATACATacaattttatattctaaatgcTGATTTTAACCTAAGAAGGTGCAACTTGATCAGAAAATATATCAGTTTCTGGAACACAGCTGCCATGTTACAGAAAATAGCTTTATATTGGAATATTTTGACAGTAAAAATTGAAGTGTTTTAAGAGTGGTCATATAAGGTCTGTAATGATTAATGTCCAACAAAATGATACCCCAATTTGGTGTATTTTGTTTCTGTATAGTTTCACATTAAAACGTACAACATGATGTATAGCCAAGAAATATGAGAATATTTTGAAAGTATATAAGAGTAACATCATTTTGAAGAAATTGGGGCTGCATAATTATGAACAGCCTAGAGTTACACAGTAAGTTACTGTAAGTATTTCAGCAGAGTTATTTCAGACATCCTTCTCCTTTTAATCCTCCCTTCTCTAGCTTTATTAATTGATTCCATGAATATACATTGCACAAAATTATGAGGAACTTGGATTCATATCTCCAGCTCAAATTCAAATCATTGCCAGCTACGTTGCATCTCAGGCAgataaataagttttattttggaattttccAGTATTATATTGAGGTTCAATCATCACGTTACTGATATCAAGTATTTGATCTGGCAAATGTTATGCAAATTAACTTATTGTTGAGCACATGTTTTCAGGAAGAAGAAaccatgtttattattattattcgtatttattattcatatattGTCGGGTTTTAACTTTTTGTAAAATTCTTAACTTTCTGAACTAGAGCTACAGTTTTTGGACAATCACTGTGGTGTATTTATCTTTTTAGCctgacttgattttttaaataatataaaatgctattatataatatttctaaaatagttTCATCATGggcatttgtaatttttaaattgtattgtgATTTATGAACAACCAAAATGTTCTCTATCAATGGcaagcatacaaaataaattttattaaaaaattaagcattttctcttattattaaaatcagaaaatatatcattatctttcaagaaaatactagtttagttttttttactCCCCAATTTGTGACATTGGGCTTTTTGTTGTATTGTTACAACAAAAATGTTGCTTTTACAAAATTTTGTCATGTTTTAGTGTCTTAGTCTTAAACCCCTTGCTCATTTGTTTCTTACCTGCTTAAAGAATTACTTATAATTAATTGGTTATTACTAAGTAATAAGCCTcaatacatacaaataaacaGAATATGAAGCTGAGCCCCAAATAAATGAGTTCCaaactatttttcaatttatttcttctgtataCCCTTCTAACCTCCAATCAATGTACTTGTTCTGTTATTTGGGCTTTTTGTGTATAATTACCTTTAACATATATCATTGTTCATATGTTGCTGTTTTTCATCATTTCACATcatctttctgtatttttaaaaattattcataataatttttatgGCAGGAAAGTATTTAATTACTTTGATGTATCACAATTCAGCAAACCATTCTCTAGGCTTTGGAcatatttctgggtttttttactattataaattATCCAACTGGGCATATTTTTTGCAGATAagcactttttatattttaatatctttagaAATACATGTAGCCCCAGTGAGATTTCTGAGTCAGACAATTTGTTCAGTTTCATAACTACTTTCCAAAAAGCTTGAATATTTCTACAGTCCCACTGACAGGGCAACATAATCCTTTTCTCCCTAGGACCCTGGCAGCATCGTGCTTGTTTTTGCCAATTTGATTGCCAGTTAATACTT
The DNA window shown above is from Sminthopsis crassicaudata isolate SCR6 chromosome 2, ASM4859323v1, whole genome shotgun sequence and carries:
- the MFAP3 gene encoding microfibril-associated glycoprotein 3, whose translation is MKPYYCLFILLVNAIIPTALFLDDVEFNGTKAVETNHTTYNVSFHHPTFEISSNSHTSGDFIIAKEGTSVLIECLLTTSHYEDILWYNSKGLLLDPEGGGGKWLIFKNYLNITSVTFADRGLYTCLVASPVHASYSVTLRVIFTSGDMSIYYMIVCLIAFTITLILNITRLCMMSSHLRKTEKAINEFFRTEGAEKLQKAFEIAKRIPIITSAKTLELAKVTQFKTMEFARYIEELARSVPLPPLILNCRAFVEEMFEAVRVDDPDDMGERIKDRPALSAQDGIYVITSDIGRSNSPEGDSEDGSLNEQGQEIAVQVSVHLQSETQSIGTDSHNSCHSNPSEEVGSPELNPNCKDGASES